From a region of the Sphingopyxis sp. YR583 genome:
- a CDS encoding sulfite exporter TauE/SafE family protein, translated as MIPSLTHIILAALSLIAIWFAVRWWKLERRNAETPPAGRRPGPVDLAIGFVANFFDTLGIGSFASTTAAFKLSGHVADEKIPGTLNVGHALPTITQALIFIAIVSVDPATLIGMIVAAVAGAWLGVGFVARLPRRAIQIGMGVALLCAAILFLVSLLGLMPGGGVAEGLEGAKLALAVAVSFLLGALMMLGVGLYAPCLILVSLLGMNPLVAFPIMMGSCAFLMPVGGARFVASGRYSLPAALGLAVGGVPAVLIAAYLVKSLPLDWLRWLVVIVVAYAAISMLWSARRDTPATAP; from the coding sequence ATGATCCCGTCGCTCACCCACATTATTCTTGCCGCACTGAGCCTCATTGCGATCTGGTTCGCAGTCCGCTGGTGGAAGCTTGAACGGCGCAATGCCGAAACGCCCCCCGCCGGGCGCCGCCCCGGTCCGGTTGATCTGGCCATTGGTTTCGTCGCCAATTTCTTCGACACGCTCGGCATCGGCTCCTTCGCCTCGACAACGGCGGCTTTCAAACTCTCCGGCCATGTGGCGGATGAAAAAATTCCCGGCACGCTTAACGTCGGCCATGCGCTGCCGACGATTACGCAGGCGTTGATCTTTATCGCGATCGTTTCGGTCGATCCGGCAACGCTGATCGGGATGATCGTCGCAGCGGTCGCAGGAGCCTGGCTCGGCGTCGGTTTCGTCGCCCGCCTGCCGCGGCGCGCCATCCAGATCGGCATGGGCGTTGCGCTGCTCTGCGCCGCAATCCTGTTCCTTGTCAGCCTGCTCGGGCTGATGCCGGGCGGCGGCGTTGCGGAGGGGCTGGAAGGTGCGAAGCTGGCCCTTGCGGTTGCGGTGAGTTTTCTGCTCGGTGCGCTGATGATGCTCGGCGTCGGGCTGTATGCGCCGTGCCTCATTCTCGTCAGCCTGCTCGGCATGAACCCGCTCGTCGCCTTCCCGATCATGATGGGCTCGTGCGCCTTTCTGATGCCGGTGGGCGGCGCTCGCTTCGTCGCCAGCGGCCGCTACAGCCTGCCCGCGGCACTCGGGCTCGCAGTGGGAGGCGTCCCGGCGGTGCTGATTGCCGCCTATCTGGTCAAGTCGCTACCGCTCGACTGGCTGCGCTGGCTGGTGGTGATCGTCGTCGCCTACGCTGCAATCAGCATGCTCTGGTCGGCGCGGCGCGATACGCCTGCCACCGCCCCTTAA
- a CDS encoding aldehyde dehydrogenase family protein has translation MRDHRNLYIDGVWLAPTEAGVIDVIDPATEQVAGRIAAAGPADVDRAVAAARRAFASWSTTTREERLALLGRIVAEYRRREADIAAAITLEMGAPAALAAGGQTKSGLSHFEAAIKVLTDYVFEEQRGTTRICKEAIGVCGLITPWNWPMNQVACKVAPALATGCTIVLKPSEVAPFSAIVFTEILDAAGVPPGVFNLVNGGADTGAAIASHRDVDMVSFTGSTRGGVAVAIAAAPTVKRVAQELGGKSPFILLSGADFPKAVGVAVRHVMNNSGQSCNAPTRMLVPAARMDEITALAREEAAKVTVGSPASDAVIGPVVSQLQWQRIQQLIEKGIAEGATLVAGGPGKPDGLETGYYVRPTVFADVTSDMTIAREEIFGPVLSIIGYDDPDDAVCIANDTDYGLAAYLWGGDGDDLPGVAARIRAGRISINGSAGDILAPFGGYKMSGNGREWGEYGFDEFVELKAVLGG, from the coding sequence ATGCGTGACCATCGGAATTTGTACATCGACGGCGTCTGGTTGGCGCCCACCGAAGCCGGAGTTATCGATGTCATCGATCCCGCCACCGAGCAGGTCGCGGGCCGGATCGCCGCAGCCGGTCCCGCGGACGTCGATCGCGCCGTCGCCGCGGCGCGGCGCGCCTTTGCGAGCTGGTCGACGACGACGCGCGAAGAGCGGCTCGCCCTGCTAGGGCGTATCGTGGCGGAATATCGCCGGCGCGAGGCCGACATTGCCGCGGCGATCACTCTCGAAATGGGCGCCCCCGCCGCGCTCGCCGCCGGCGGGCAGACGAAAAGCGGGCTGTCGCATTTCGAAGCCGCGATCAAGGTGCTGACCGACTATGTCTTCGAGGAACAGCGCGGCACCACGCGCATCTGCAAGGAAGCGATCGGCGTCTGCGGGCTGATTACGCCGTGGAACTGGCCGATGAACCAGGTCGCATGCAAGGTCGCACCGGCGCTTGCCACCGGCTGCACCATCGTCCTCAAACCATCGGAAGTCGCGCCTTTTTCCGCGATTGTCTTTACCGAGATTCTCGATGCCGCTGGGGTTCCGCCCGGAGTCTTCAACCTCGTCAACGGCGGCGCCGACACCGGCGCGGCGATTGCCTCGCATCGCGACGTCGACATGGTTTCCTTTACCGGATCGACGCGCGGCGGGGTCGCGGTCGCCATCGCCGCGGCGCCGACGGTCAAGCGGGTGGCGCAGGAGCTTGGCGGAAAATCGCCGTTCATCCTCCTGTCCGGCGCAGATTTCCCGAAAGCCGTTGGCGTGGCTGTGCGCCATGTGATGAACAATTCCGGCCAGTCGTGCAACGCACCGACCCGCATGCTCGTCCCCGCGGCGCGCATGGACGAGATCACCGCACTCGCCCGCGAAGAGGCCGCGAAGGTGACGGTCGGCAGCCCCGCAAGCGACGCCGTGATCGGCCCCGTCGTCTCGCAATTGCAGTGGCAACGCATCCAGCAACTGATCGAAAAAGGCATCGCAGAGGGCGCAACGCTGGTCGCCGGCGGCCCCGGCAAACCCGATGGTCTGGAAACCGGCTATTATGTCCGCCCGACGGTTTTCGCCGACGTCACCTCCGACATGACGATCGCGCGCGAAGAGATCTTCGGCCCGGTCTTGTCGATCATTGGCTATGACGATCCCGACGATGCCGTATGCATCGCCAACGACACCGATTATGGCCTCGCGGCCTATCTGTGGGGCGGTGACGGTGACGACCTGCCCGGCGTCGCCGCGCGCATCCGCGCCGGGCGGATTTCGATTAACGGATCGGCTGGCGACATTCTCGCGCCGTTCGGCGGCTACAAGATGAGCGGTAACGGCCGCGAGTGGGGAGAATATGGTTTCGACGAATTCGTCGAGTTGAAGGCGGTGCTTGGCGGTTAG
- a CDS encoding flavin monoamine oxidase family protein, translating to MKNPETEAPLPSRRAVLAGAAVAGALASPMARGAPGGGTTAAGRTDEYDAIVVGAGFAGLTAARELKQHGYKTLVLEARDRVGGRTYTAEFNGKPHDLGGTWVHWFQPHVWAEISRYGVEIEESPGNFADDVIYLDEEGRRHQAKMSERGAEFYGPIQAMFADAREIMPRPAEPFVDRRWVEADTISVADKIAATQHTPESRILAATMFTANSGGASKNVSWVDIVRLVALSGYSLELESDVVSRFKIKGGMRSLYTALEKDCGATIKLDNRVAVIETTASGVRVIGADGEVYSAKAAISTVPLNALKDVKFSPPLPREKLKVSMEGHAGKANKIHILIEGERPIFTAWAPGTGPSPINHIFWDGAANGHTHLIAFGSGDNPIQVMDREAVEKAVRQFLPDAKVVAVKAHDWNNDPYSKGAWCISRPGQISNALRDLQAPHGRVFFASGDWASAWRSAIDGAIEQGIVTSRNVHRLLSRP from the coding sequence ATGAAGAACCCTGAAACCGAGGCTCCTTTGCCGTCGCGCCGAGCTGTCCTCGCCGGAGCTGCCGTTGCCGGCGCTCTGGCGTCGCCGATGGCACGCGGCGCGCCCGGTGGCGGGACGACGGCTGCTGGCCGAACGGACGAATATGATGCGATCGTGGTCGGTGCCGGTTTTGCGGGGCTGACCGCAGCGCGCGAGCTCAAACAGCATGGCTACAAGACCCTGGTTCTCGAGGCGAGGGACCGGGTAGGCGGTCGAACATATACGGCTGAATTCAATGGTAAGCCGCACGACCTGGGCGGGACCTGGGTTCACTGGTTCCAGCCGCATGTCTGGGCGGAGATCAGCCGCTACGGGGTCGAGATCGAAGAGTCGCCGGGCAATTTCGCGGACGATGTTATCTATCTCGACGAAGAGGGCCGGCGCCACCAAGCCAAAATGTCGGAACGCGGCGCGGAATTTTATGGACCGATCCAGGCGATGTTCGCCGATGCGCGCGAGATCATGCCACGCCCGGCTGAACCTTTCGTCGACCGTCGCTGGGTCGAGGCGGACACTATCTCGGTGGCCGACAAGATCGCGGCGACGCAGCATACGCCCGAAAGCCGCATACTGGCGGCAACGATGTTCACCGCCAACAGCGGCGGCGCTTCAAAAAACGTGTCCTGGGTCGACATCGTGCGCTTGGTCGCGCTGAGCGGCTATAGTCTCGAACTCGAATCCGACGTCGTCAGCCGTTTCAAGATCAAGGGCGGGATGCGGTCACTCTATACGGCGCTCGAGAAGGACTGCGGTGCGACGATCAAGCTCGACAATCGGGTTGCGGTAATCGAAACGACCGCGAGCGGCGTCCGCGTTATCGGCGCCGACGGTGAGGTCTACTCTGCGAAAGCGGCGATCTCGACCGTTCCGTTGAATGCGCTCAAAGATGTTAAATTCAGCCCGCCGCTCCCCAGGGAAAAGCTCAAGGTCTCGATGGAAGGCCATGCCGGCAAAGCGAACAAGATCCATATCCTGATCGAGGGCGAGCGTCCGATCTTCACCGCTTGGGCACCCGGTACCGGGCCGAGCCCGATCAACCACATCTTTTGGGACGGCGCTGCAAATGGGCATACGCACCTTATCGCTTTTGGATCCGGCGACAATCCAATCCAGGTCATGGATAGGGAGGCAGTCGAGAAGGCGGTGCGACAGTTTCTTCCCGATGCGAAGGTCGTCGCGGTCAAGGCGCATGACTGGAACAACGATCCCTATTCCAAAGGCGCCTGGTGCATCTCAAGGCCGGGGCAAATTTCAAACGCGCTCCGCGATCTGCAAGCTCCTCACGGCCGTGTGTTCTTTGCAAGCGGCGACTGGGCCAGCGCTTGGCGGAGTGCAATCGACGGCGCGATCGAACAAGGTATTGTGACGTCTCGCAATGTGCACCGCTTGCTTTCAAGACCATAG
- a CDS encoding TonB-dependent receptor has product MRMKPWMLAGSACLSAVGMPAFAQVAESATSARTDEGEIVVTAQRREEGLEDVPIAITVLSGDTIESFRFQDATQIVQQIPNMSATNTLGASAPLFSVRGMSNADFNPSSNTPVPIYADDILINNVTGQGFALFDLQRVEALKGPQGTLFGYNSSAGAIQFISRRPTSTLEGSGSASFAGHGERTLNLAVGGPIAGDSVRGRLAFFGRRDDGDFVNINDGERIGKDNRWSVRGLLDIDLASNASVLLKAQYGKYDGAPSIRPTEQAVNNFTGEILGNKREIRQELGQYENVEYGELSSRANIDLGPVGLDLITGYLDIKSGLSTNFFDGTQIGLLDLGYGAGPVQTALYGVQGGTAHSKQFSQEVRITSQTDGPLSFIIGAYYLKEKLDGSIWFYAGDDSGAFGYFGTDPAAFLTYSIYKQNLSSAALFSQWDYKFNDKLKLTIGGRVSWDKRSLDLSFANYDGATTFVNPAAIDPLHPKFSDVTDLSGLERSQQKRDWTNWSGRLALDYQPSPDTLLYASLSRGVKSGAFNTAALVDISEANSIGPETVLAYETGVKLTLADRRIQTNFAAFYYDVDNYHQKVVDQFAREFLSSADKVEFYGFELEATARPIDIMTAKLGAGWQKGKYKRFIEPTGTGPIDRSGNIVPGTGSWTVNGLVKLDLPIGTKALISPQADFNYVQGNYYWTGNGVKAPQLTPDSKTDDFFNLNLRLTLQDADERYGITFFVQNVLDQFRVVRRNPVSFLDNTLSGYSPPRTFGVSINGRF; this is encoded by the coding sequence ATGAGAATGAAGCCATGGATGCTCGCGGGCTCCGCCTGCCTGTCAGCGGTGGGAATGCCGGCCTTTGCACAGGTTGCGGAAAGCGCAACGAGCGCACGGACAGACGAAGGCGAAATCGTCGTGACAGCGCAGCGCCGCGAGGAAGGTCTTGAAGACGTCCCGATCGCTATCACCGTCCTTAGCGGCGATACAATCGAGAGCTTCCGGTTCCAGGACGCCACCCAGATCGTTCAACAAATCCCCAATATGAGCGCCACCAACACGCTCGGTGCCAGCGCGCCGCTCTTCTCGGTAAGAGGCATGAGCAACGCCGACTTCAACCCCTCGTCGAACACGCCTGTCCCAATTTACGCCGACGACATCCTAATCAACAACGTCACGGGCCAGGGTTTCGCGCTCTTCGACTTGCAACGGGTCGAGGCGCTGAAAGGCCCGCAAGGCACATTGTTCGGCTATAACTCGTCGGCAGGCGCCATCCAGTTCATCTCGCGCCGCCCGACGAGCACGCTCGAGGGTTCGGGGTCAGCCTCGTTTGCGGGCCATGGCGAGCGCACCCTCAATCTCGCGGTCGGAGGACCGATCGCCGGCGACAGCGTCAGGGGACGCCTCGCCTTCTTCGGACGGCGGGACGATGGCGACTTCGTCAACATCAACGATGGCGAGCGTATCGGGAAAGACAATCGGTGGTCGGTCCGCGGGTTGCTCGACATCGACCTCGCTTCCAACGCCAGCGTCCTCCTCAAAGCGCAATATGGCAAATATGATGGCGCCCCGTCGATCCGGCCGACCGAGCAAGCCGTCAACAACTTCACCGGCGAAATTCTAGGGAATAAGCGCGAGATCCGTCAGGAACTCGGCCAGTATGAGAATGTCGAATATGGCGAGCTTTCCTCGCGTGCCAATATCGATCTCGGACCTGTCGGCCTCGACCTGATCACCGGCTATCTCGACATCAAGTCGGGGCTCTCCACCAATTTCTTCGATGGAACGCAAATCGGCTTGCTCGATCTTGGCTATGGAGCCGGGCCCGTGCAGACCGCGCTTTACGGCGTCCAGGGCGGCACTGCGCACAGCAAGCAATTTTCACAGGAAGTGCGGATCACGTCGCAGACCGACGGTCCGCTCTCCTTCATCATCGGCGCCTATTATCTGAAAGAAAAGCTCGACGGCAGCATCTGGTTCTACGCCGGCGACGATTCGGGCGCGTTCGGCTATTTCGGCACCGATCCGGCCGCCTTTCTCACCTACAGCATCTATAAGCAGAATCTTTCGTCTGCCGCACTTTTTTCGCAATGGGATTACAAGTTCAACGACAAGCTGAAGCTGACCATTGGCGGGCGCGTCTCCTGGGACAAGCGCTCCCTCGACCTCAGTTTTGCAAATTATGATGGTGCGACGACCTTCGTCAATCCCGCCGCCATCGATCCGCTCCATCCGAAATTCTCGGACGTCACCGACCTGTCGGGCCTCGAGCGTTCGCAGCAAAAGCGCGACTGGACGAACTGGAGCGGACGGCTCGCACTCGACTATCAACCGTCGCCAGACACCTTGCTTTATGCAAGCCTGTCGCGCGGGGTAAAGAGTGGCGCCTTCAATACCGCGGCGCTCGTGGACATCTCGGAGGCCAATTCGATCGGGCCCGAGACCGTTCTCGCTTACGAAACTGGCGTCAAGCTGACGCTCGCCGACCGGCGTATCCAGACGAACTTCGCGGCCTTCTACTATGATGTCGACAATTATCATCAGAAGGTCGTCGATCAGTTCGCGCGCGAGTTCCTCAGCAGCGCGGACAAGGTGGAGTTCTACGGGTTCGAGCTCGAGGCCACTGCACGTCCGATCGACATCATGACCGCAAAGCTCGGTGCCGGCTGGCAGAAAGGCAAGTATAAACGCTTCATCGAGCCGACGGGTACGGGGCCGATCGACCGGTCAGGCAACATCGTACCGGGTACCGGTAGCTGGACCGTCAACGGCCTCGTCAAACTCGATCTGCCGATCGGAACGAAGGCGCTGATCTCGCCGCAGGCCGACTTCAACTATGTCCAGGGCAACTATTACTGGACCGGAAACGGGGTGAAGGCGCCGCAGCTCACGCCGGACAGCAAGACGGACGACTTCTTCAACCTCAATCTCCGCCTGACGTTGCAGGACGCCGACGAGCGCTACGGAATCACCTTCTTCGTCCAGAATGTGCTCGACCAGTTTCGCGTGGTGCGGCGCAACCCGGTCTCGTTCCTCGACAACACGCTCAGCGGTTATTCACCGCCGCGAACCTTCGGGGTGAGCATCAACGGACGCTTCTAG
- a CDS encoding acyl-CoA synthetase: MGHELSIHQALRRAVLLRGEGVAIIDGAKNFSWCTFAERCARLAGALHSMGVCPGARVALLALNSHRSLEAFFGVIHAGAAIVPLNHRLSKPELEAQLADSRPDAIILGDDYLSYADSFAEICGRSRLIHAGDGSAPIGLRSFDTLVAEFDPVAAAEEGGDTLACLLYTSGTTSAAKGVMLSHANLIANSLNTIPELGLGRDTVHLHHGPLFHVASAARLFSVTQAAGTHVVLPRFVAADVIAEIERARVTHATFVPTMFRAMLDEPSLATSDLGSLRMISYGSAPMPEPLLDEMMAALPQLRFLQSYGMTELSPVATILGWRDHLAEARGSGRLRSAGRPVLSCEVIAADPEGRPLPPGETGEILVRGPNVMLGYWDRPEATAEALRDGWMHSGDAGYLDDEGYLFIVDRLKDMIISGGENIYSQEVENILAAHPAVAECAVFGRPHPHWGEAVHAVVRLRQDAAVTEAELIAFCRERIAHYKCPRSIETRAAPMPLSGANKILKSRLREQLLTRDAAAPA; the protein is encoded by the coding sequence ATGGGTCATGAGCTCTCCATTCACCAAGCGCTCCGGCGCGCGGTGTTATTGCGCGGCGAGGGCGTGGCGATCATCGACGGCGCCAAAAATTTTAGCTGGTGCACCTTCGCCGAACGCTGCGCGCGGCTTGCGGGCGCGCTCCATTCCATGGGGGTCTGCCCCGGCGCGCGTGTCGCCTTGCTTGCCCTCAATTCGCATCGCTCGCTCGAAGCTTTCTTCGGCGTTATTCACGCGGGAGCAGCCATCGTTCCGCTCAACCACCGGCTATCGAAGCCCGAGCTCGAGGCGCAGCTCGCAGATAGCCGGCCCGATGCGATCATACTTGGCGATGACTATCTTAGCTATGCGGACAGCTTTGCCGAGATCTGCGGCCGTTCGCGCCTGATACACGCCGGGGACGGCTCCGCGCCGATTGGGCTGCGGTCGTTCGACACGCTGGTCGCCGAGTTCGATCCCGTCGCAGCGGCAGAGGAAGGCGGCGATACACTTGCTTGTCTCCTCTATACGAGCGGCACGACGAGCGCCGCCAAGGGTGTCATGCTCAGCCATGCTAACCTCATCGCGAATAGTCTGAACACGATACCGGAGCTGGGTCTTGGTCGGGACACGGTCCATCTCCACCACGGGCCGCTCTTTCACGTCGCCTCCGCCGCGAGACTTTTTTCGGTGACGCAGGCCGCCGGAACCCATGTCGTTCTGCCGCGCTTCGTCGCCGCCGACGTGATCGCCGAAATCGAGCGCGCGCGTGTCACGCACGCGACATTCGTTCCGACCATGTTTCGGGCGATGCTGGATGAGCCCAGTCTCGCGACCAGCGATTTGGGCTCGCTCCGCATGATCTCATACGGGTCCGCGCCGATGCCCGAACCCTTGCTCGACGAGATGATGGCGGCACTTCCGCAGCTTCGCTTTCTCCAATCCTACGGAATGACCGAACTTTCGCCGGTCGCGACTATCCTCGGATGGCGCGACCATCTTGCTGAAGCTCGCGGCAGCGGCCGGCTGCGATCGGCCGGGCGTCCCGTTCTTTCGTGTGAGGTGATCGCCGCGGACCCCGAAGGACGGCCGCTACCTCCGGGAGAGACGGGCGAGATATTGGTTCGCGGTCCCAATGTGATGCTTGGCTACTGGGACCGTCCCGAGGCGACTGCGGAGGCGCTGCGAGATGGCTGGATGCATAGCGGCGACGCCGGGTACCTCGATGACGAAGGATATCTGTTCATCGTTGACCGCCTGAAGGACATGATCATCTCGGGCGGGGAGAATATTTATTCGCAGGAAGTCGAGAATATACTGGCGGCGCATCCTGCCGTCGCCGAGTGCGCGGTGTTCGGGCGTCCGCATCCGCACTGGGGCGAGGCGGTGCACGCCGTGGTCCGGCTTCGCCAAGACGCTGCCGTGACCGAAGCGGAACTGATCGCCTTTTGCCGCGAGCGGATCGCGCACTATAAATGCCCTCGATCGATCGAGACGCGCGCCGCGCCGATGCCGCTTAGCGGTGCCAACAAGATCCTGAAGTCCAGGCTTCGTGAGCAGTTGCTCACCCGCGACGCCGCGGCGCCGGCCTAG
- a CDS encoding cupin domain-containing protein: MSDKSSEAGGSAEDGTLKVRPIDLAAPIACEAKVAGPGEPFVRGGVHSVHTSEDGAMTVGIWQGTPGTVTLTDYPSDELWYILSGTIEFADKGEGALKFSAGESFLLPRGFSGNASISGEFRKLFAMSPALRR; this comes from the coding sequence ATGTCGGATAAATCAAGCGAAGCAGGGGGAAGCGCCGAGGACGGGACGCTGAAGGTCAGACCTATCGATCTTGCCGCACCGATTGCCTGCGAAGCGAAGGTTGCTGGCCCGGGTGAACCCTTTGTGCGCGGCGGCGTGCACAGCGTTCACACAAGCGAGGATGGCGCGATGACCGTCGGCATCTGGCAGGGCACACCAGGTACAGTCACGCTGACTGACTATCCTAGCGACGAACTCTGGTACATCCTCTCCGGCACGATAGAATTTGCCGACAAGGGAGAGGGCGCGCTCAAATTCAGTGCGGGAGAGTCTTTCCTGTTGCCGCGGGGATTTTCGGGTAATGCCAGCATCAGCGGCGAGTTTCGCAAGCTCTTTGCGATGTCGCCGGCACTGCGGCGCTGA
- a CDS encoding TetR/AcrR family transcriptional regulator codes for MQEGSKLPDLDFSILRFVPRERGYARGQEGFELILKTALSVLVEHGYKDMTLRRIAKECGMKAGNISYYFKSKDDLVRALLQAISRSYEDAISSATVQAGSDPEQRFIDLVTFILRDGTTRQTSYIFPELWSLANHDPFAKQCIDELYLREHERFILIIGELNPTLEAEDRTILAALILSSVEGIAVFAGYGKLWQDRMPQLQDAACRGFLDLIKSAKPGDCGKMPSSS; via the coding sequence ATGCAGGAAGGTTCAAAATTGCCTGATCTCGATTTCTCGATCCTGAGGTTTGTTCCTCGCGAACGTGGCTATGCGAGGGGCCAAGAAGGGTTCGAGCTGATCCTCAAGACTGCGCTGTCGGTGCTCGTCGAGCATGGCTATAAGGATATGACGCTGCGCCGGATCGCCAAGGAATGCGGCATGAAGGCCGGCAACATCAGCTATTATTTTAAGTCGAAGGACGATCTCGTCCGCGCGCTCCTTCAAGCAATCTCGCGCAGCTATGAGGACGCCATCAGCAGCGCGACCGTGCAGGCCGGCAGCGACCCCGAGCAAAGATTTATCGATCTCGTGACCTTCATCCTGCGCGACGGGACGACGCGGCAGACCAGCTACATTTTCCCGGAACTTTGGTCACTGGCGAACCATGACCCGTTCGCGAAGCAGTGTATCGACGAACTCTATCTTCGCGAGCATGAGCGTTTCATATTGATCATCGGCGAGCTCAATCCCACCCTCGAGGCAGAAGATCGGACGATATTGGCCGCGCTCATCCTGTCCTCCGTCGAAGGCATTGCCGTCTTCGCGGGCTATGGCAAACTCTGGCAGGACCGGATGCCGCAGTTGCAAGATGCGGCGTGCCGGGGCTTTCTGGATCTTATCAAGTCGGCAAAACCGGGAGACTGCGGCAAGATGCCTAGCTCGTCATGA
- a CDS encoding TetR/AcrR family transcriptional regulator, whose amino-acid sequence MSNFIVPDLKITPRIGGYARGQDGFEQILRSALSLLVDHGASALTLRRIATESGMNVGSLNYYFKSKEELIRELLNAVISSYEEAFDEIIHEPGASAEARLENLVALILDDITTKKTTRFFPELWAMSNHDSFVTERMNELYERARVSLNELVAEINPGLSAEAREILALFMSASMEGMTLFAGYEKPWVAKMPLIQLLARKSFVELARTLRTEDLMTS is encoded by the coding sequence TTGTCCAATTTTATCGTTCCGGACCTGAAGATTACGCCGCGGATCGGCGGCTACGCGCGCGGTCAGGATGGCTTCGAGCAGATCTTGCGTTCGGCGCTTTCGCTTCTTGTCGACCATGGTGCGTCAGCGTTGACGTTGCGCCGGATCGCCACCGAGTCGGGGATGAACGTCGGTAGCCTCAACTATTATTTCAAATCGAAGGAAGAGCTGATTCGCGAGCTGCTGAACGCAGTGATCAGCAGCTACGAGGAGGCCTTCGATGAAATCATCCACGAGCCGGGTGCAAGCGCCGAAGCCCGGCTCGAGAATCTCGTCGCACTCATACTCGACGACATCACCACGAAGAAGACAACGCGTTTCTTCCCCGAGCTATGGGCGATGTCGAACCACGACAGCTTCGTCACCGAGAGGATGAACGAGCTTTATGAGCGCGCTCGCGTCTCGCTCAACGAGCTCGTCGCGGAGATCAACCCGGGTCTCTCCGCCGAGGCGCGGGAAATCCTTGCGCTCTTCATGTCGGCATCGATGGAGGGAATGACCCTGTTCGCCGGATACGAGAAGCCCTGGGTCGCCAAGATGCCGCTCATTCAGCTCTTGGCGAGAAAATCCTTTGTTGAACTGGCGAGGACTTTGCGTACTGAAGATCTCATGACGAGCTAG
- a CDS encoding amine dehydrogenase large subunit, with the protein MARVEHLALFAMALIAAGAADAADFPQPLPEEAVPTVTELPARYPDSWVFVHDLHFNSLPDGRVAIVDVAKENHNLVGQIPVAQFGNILPSSSRGEIYVGETFYSRLTRGERTDVITVWDPKTLAPKDEIILPGGKRGLFVTQRNSLQFTNGEKWALVFNFTPGSSVTVVDLVSRKILSDVDLPGCSLIYPTGPRGFASLCADGTITSIALDAAGKPGPAVTSEAFNDIDDDPLFMTPAMVGRTGWFVSFKGNLRAIDFAGAAAKDLGGFAIPNQAGGEPAWRPGGWQVISADRAGLLYVLMNPKGGEGSHKDGGTEAWVIDPKAKSLVRRIALKNHSVSIEATQQDKPLLVASRPDGSLDVYDAASGTFVRTIVNVAHDPMTMTAVR; encoded by the coding sequence ATGGCGCGCGTTGAACATTTGGCGCTTTTTGCGATGGCGCTGATCGCGGCCGGCGCTGCCGATGCCGCCGATTTTCCCCAGCCGCTCCCCGAAGAGGCTGTTCCAACTGTCACCGAACTGCCGGCTCGCTATCCCGATAGCTGGGTGTTCGTACACGACCTGCATTTCAACAGTCTGCCCGACGGCCGGGTAGCGATCGTTGACGTTGCGAAAGAGAACCACAATCTCGTCGGACAGATTCCGGTCGCCCAGTTCGGCAACATCCTCCCCTCGTCGAGCCGCGGCGAGATTTATGTCGGCGAGACATTTTACTCGCGGTTGACGCGCGGCGAGCGAACCGATGTCATAACCGTCTGGGATCCGAAGACCCTCGCGCCGAAGGACGAGATCATCCTTCCCGGCGGCAAGCGCGGCTTGTTCGTCACGCAGCGCAACAGCCTCCAGTTCACCAACGGCGAGAAATGGGCGCTCGTCTTCAACTTCACTCCCGGATCTTCTGTAACCGTCGTCGATCTCGTTAGCCGGAAAATTCTGTCCGACGTCGACCTTCCGGGGTGCTCACTCATCTACCCGACCGGTCCCCGCGGCTTCGCCTCGCTCTGCGCCGATGGCACGATAACCAGCATCGCGCTTGATGCGGCCGGAAAACCAGGCCCCGCGGTCACGAGCGAGGCTTTTAACGATATCGATGACGATCCACTTTTCATGACCCCGGCGATGGTCGGGCGCACCGGCTGGTTCGTGAGCTTCAAGGGCAATCTGCGCGCCATCGACTTCGCGGGGGCCGCGGCAAAGGATCTGGGCGGCTTCGCAATTCCGAACCAGGCAGGTGGCGAGCCCGCATGGCGCCCCGGCGGTTGGCAGGTCATCTCGGCCGACCGGGCCGGCCTGCTTTACGTTCTCATGAATCCGAAGGGCGGCGAAGGCTCGCACAAGGATGGCGGCACCGAAGCCTGGGTCATCGATCCGAAGGCGAAATCGCTTGTTCGCCGCATCGCGCTCAAGAACCATAGCGTGTCGATCGAGGCAACGCAGCAGGACAAGCCGCTGCTGGTCGCTTCGCGCCCGGATGGCTCGCTCGACGTCTATGATGCCGCCAGCGGCACATTCGTCCGCACGATCGTGAACGTCGCGCACGACCCGATGACGATGACGGCGGTTCGTTGA